The DNA window GACATTAACGGAGAAAAACCAGCTGCGCTATTTGCAGTATGCCGAGCAGCAAGATGACCTTGAAATTCGGACGATGGTTAAACTTCAAGAAAATGAAGCGGTGATTATGAGAAGCGGCGGCTTGCAGATGCGGCTCCCTTTTTTATTACATAAAGAACAAACCGGCAATCTGACAAATGAACAAGGATCGTTTATGTTGACGACGAAAGCGCATGAACTGTTGATCAGTGATACACGATTCAAGGTCCGATACGATATGGCATTAGGGTCAGAACATGTCGGTGAATACGAAATGGAAATACAATTTATGGAGGCTAAATAATGAATGCAGTAGAACAAGTTCAACACGCCATTAAAACAGCATTTGCGGAAGCAATCGAAAAAGCAGAGTTAACAACAGAATCAGTTGAAGTACAGTTGGAATCACCGAGAGATAAAACAAATGGCGATTATGCAACGAATATTGCGATGCAATTAACACGTTTGGCGAAAAAGCCACCTCGTGCAATTGCCGAAGCGATTGTAGCAAATCTTGATAAAGATGCAGCGAACATCCAAACAGTAGATATTGCTGGACCCGGATTTATCAACATTACAATCAAAAAAGATTATTTGCAGGACGTTGTCAAAACGGTACTAGAGCAAAAAGTAGATTACGGGCGTTCAACGGCAGGCGGCAATGAGCGCATCCAAGTCGAGTTTGTTTCGGCTAATCCAACTGGAGACCTGCATTTAGGGCATGCGCGTGGCTCGTCAGTCGGCGATTCGCTATGCAACATTCTAGACTTGGCTGGATATGATGTATCTCGTGAATATTATATTAACGATGCCGGTAACCAAATTAACAATTTGGCTTTATCGATCGAAGCGCGTTATTTTGAAGCACTTGGCAAAGGCGACAGCATGCCAGAAGATGGCTACCGTGGCCAAGATATTAAAGACATCGCAGAAGCGCTGGTTCAAGAACATGGCGATAAATTTGTTAGCATGACGCATGAAGAGCGTTTTGAAACATTCCGTCAACACGGGTTAAAAGTGGAATTAGCTAAACTGCAACAAGATTTAGCAAACTTCCGCGTTGAGTTTGATGAATGGTACCCAGAATCATCCTTATACAAAAACGGTAAAATCGATGAAGCATTAGCTAAGCTCCGTGCAAATGGTCATGTCTTTGAAGAAGAAGGCGCTACATGGTTCCGGTCAACAACATTTGGAGATGACAAAGATCGTGTCTTAATTAAAAATGATGGCACGTATACGTATTTAATGCCGGATATTGCCTACCATGAAGATAAATTGCAACGCGGTTTTGGCAAGCTGATCAACGTTTGGGGTGCTGACCATCACGGTTATATTCCACGGATGAAAGCAGCGATCGAAGCGCTTGGTTATGACCGTGATACACTTGAAGTGAGCATTATTCAAATGGTGCAATTGTACAAAGACGGCGAAAAAATGAAGATGAGTAAACGTACAGGAAAAGCGGTAACGATGCGCGAACTAGTCGAACTAGTTGGACTAGATGCCGTTCGTTATTTCTTCGCGATGCGTTCAGGCGATTCGCATATGGACTTTGATTTGGATTTGGCCGTTTCACAGTCCAACGAAAACCCGGTTTATTACTCGCAATATGCGCATGCTCGTATTAGCTCAATCTTGCGTCAAGCAGAAGAACAAGGTTTACTAGCTTCAGAAGAGCATTTAAACTTGTTGACTTCTGAAAAAGAAATTGATGTTTTGAAAAAAATTGGGGATTTCCCACAAGTCATCGCAGATGCAGCGAAACAACGTGCACCTCACCGTATTACAACGTACATTCAAGAATTGGCGTCAAATTTCCATAGTTTCTACAATGCCAATAAAGTATTAGATGCAGCAAACGCCGAAATGACAAGTGCTCGTTTGGCATTGATCACGGCTGTGAAAACAACGTTAGCGAATGCACTCAAAACAGTCGGCGTCGAAGCTCCTGAAAAAATGTAAGCGAAAGCTAAACGGTTACGTGTATAATGAAACAGAATTAGAACTTAATAGCGATTCATAAAGGTGCTTATGTCTAAGAACATGAGTTAAAAGGGAAGCCGGTTCAACTCCGGCGCGGTCCCGCCACTGTATGTGAGAGGAATTTGC is part of the Planococcus kocurii genome and encodes:
- a CDS encoding DUF1934 domain-containing protein is translated as MQKTVQIKLTTTIRQPEMEEQVMVLESRGTLTEKNQLRYLQYAEQQDDLEIRTMVKLQENEAVIMRSGGLQMRLPFLLHKEQTGNLTNEQGSFMLTTKAHELLISDTRFKVRYDMALGSEHVGEYEMEIQFMEAK
- the argS gene encoding arginine--tRNA ligase; this encodes MNAVEQVQHAIKTAFAEAIEKAELTTESVEVQLESPRDKTNGDYATNIAMQLTRLAKKPPRAIAEAIVANLDKDAANIQTVDIAGPGFINITIKKDYLQDVVKTVLEQKVDYGRSTAGGNERIQVEFVSANPTGDLHLGHARGSSVGDSLCNILDLAGYDVSREYYINDAGNQINNLALSIEARYFEALGKGDSMPEDGYRGQDIKDIAEALVQEHGDKFVSMTHEERFETFRQHGLKVELAKLQQDLANFRVEFDEWYPESSLYKNGKIDEALAKLRANGHVFEEEGATWFRSTTFGDDKDRVLIKNDGTYTYLMPDIAYHEDKLQRGFGKLINVWGADHHGYIPRMKAAIEALGYDRDTLEVSIIQMVQLYKDGEKMKMSKRTGKAVTMRELVELVGLDAVRYFFAMRSGDSHMDFDLDLAVSQSNENPVYYSQYAHARISSILRQAEEQGLLASEEHLNLLTSEKEIDVLKKIGDFPQVIADAAKQRAPHRITTYIQELASNFHSFYNANKVLDAANAEMTSARLALITAVKTTLANALKTVGVEAPEKM